Sequence from the Thermoplasmata archaeon genome:
TCGCCTTGGACTGCAAGGGCCTCCCCGCCCTGGAGGGCATGCTCGTGGCTCGCGGCCTCATGTACTCCTCCGTGTACTTCCACAAGACCGTGCGCATCGCCGAGCAGATGCTCGCCCGTGCGGTCGAGCGCTCGGAGGCCTCCATCGCGGACGTCCAGAAGATGGTGGATCACGAGCTCCTGACCTGGCTCGTGCACCAGGGCAAGTTCCAACGGGAGATCGCCCTGCGCGTCCGCTACCGCAAGCTGTACAAGCGCGTGCTCGCGTTGGACCGGGACGAGCTGTCCGAGGAGGCGAAGGCCGCCCTCGCGTCCTTCAAGTCCGCCCGCGATCGCCGCCGGATGGAGGATCGGATCGCGCGTCGCGCAGGGCTCGATCCCGGGCAAGTGATCGTGGACGTTCCGCTGCCCGAGCTCCTGATTAGCGAGCCTCGAATCGCGAAGACGGAGGTCATGATCCTGGACGATGGCGAGGCGCGTCCCTTCTCGCGCGTGAGCCCGCTGGGCCGTGCGCTTCAGCTGCGGCAGGTCACGGACTGGGTCGTCATGATCGCTGCGCCACCGGGGGCCGTGAACGCGACGCGGAAGGCGTGCCAGGCCACCTTCCTGTGATCCGCCGCATGCCTCGTCGGACCCGACCCAAAGGGGCAAAGCACGCCGGCGGCCTTTCGGCCTCCGCGGCACCACGGAGCATCGCGTGAGATCGGATTCCTCGCCGGATCGGCAACGCTACGAGGTACGTCCGCTGAAACAGCGGCGCGAGGAGAACCGCGCGTTCGACTCCGAGGCCTCGTGGCGGGAATGGCTCCGCCAACGGTACGCGAAGTACTGGTACGGAATGGGAAGCCTCCTGCTCGATGGGATGGTGGTCGGGACGATCCTGCAATATACGGACACCGCACAAGCCTGGCCCTACGTGCTCTCCGCGATCGTGGCCGTGGGGCTGGTCTACCTGGAGTTCCTGGGGCTGCGGCATTTCTGGCCGCCGAAACGCGCGTCGTGAGACGCACGCGACGATGGTCCTTTGTCAAATCGGCGGACGTTCGTCAGACACTTTTAAATAGCGTGCGCCGAATACGAGCCCACCTTGCGGGATGGGATGAACTCGCTCAGGCTGCAGGTGACGCAATGAACTCCATGCTAGAGGACGTGCTGGCCCGCGAAGGCGGAACCCCCGCCTTCGAAGACACCCGTGTCGACTCTGAGCTCGAAGAGATGCTCAGCAAGATGAAGACCAACATCAAGATCGTCGGCCTCGGAGGGGGCGGGTCGAACACGATCGCCCGCATCTACAACGAGGGCATCGTGGGCGCCGAGCTGTACGCGTGCAACACGGACGCCCAGCATCTGCTCCACATCACCGCACCCAAGAAGGTCCTCTTGGGCCGCCGCGTGACCAAGGGCCTCGGCGCCGGCGCGCTGCCCCAGATCGGCGAGGAGGCGGCCCGCGAGGCCGAGGAGGAGCTGCGGACGATCCTCCACGGATCCGACATCGTATTCACGACGTGCGGCCTCGGCGGCGGCACGGGAACGGGCTCCTGCGGCTACGTCGCCCGCCTCGCCAAGGAGATGGGCGCGCTGACGATCGCCGTCGTCACCTTGCCCTTCCGGGGCGAAGGTAAGCTCCGGATGGAGAGCGCGGAGTGGGGCCTCGAGCGCCTGCGCGACGCCGCGGACACCGTGATCACGATCCCGAACGACAAGCTCCTGGACCTGGTGCCGCGGATGTCCCTGAACAACGCGTTCAAGTTCGCGGACGAGGTCCTCATGCGGTCCATCAAGGGCCTCACGGAGATCATCACGAAGCCCGGCCTCGTGAACCTCGACTTCAACGACGTGAAGACGATCATGAAGGGCGGCGGCGTCGCGATGATCGGCCTCGGCGAGAGCCAGGCCATGGGCGAGAACCGCGCGATCGAGGCGATCGAGGAAGCGATCAACAGCCCGCTCCTCGAGGTTGACGTGTCCAGCGCGCATGGCGTCTTGATCAACGTCACGGGCGGGAACGACATGACGATCGCGGAGGCGGAGCGCGTGGCCGAGGTTGTCCAGGCCAAGGTCTCGCCGACGGCGAGGATCATCTGGGGCGCCACGGTGGACCCGACTCTCGAGCACACGCTGCGCGTCATGCTCGTGGCCACGGGCGTACGGTCCAAGCAGATCGTCGGCCGCCGAGATCCCGCCGAGGAACGCGCGAGGGTGGGCGTGGACGTCATTCACTGAGGTCGATTTCCTCCGAGAGAACGAACGAACGGGTGGCGGCGTCGCCACCCGGACA
This genomic interval carries:
- the ftsZ gene encoding cell division protein FtsZ — its product is MNSMLEDVLAREGGTPAFEDTRVDSELEEMLSKMKTNIKIVGLGGGGSNTIARIYNEGIVGAELYACNTDAQHLLHITAPKKVLLGRRVTKGLGAGALPQIGEEAAREAEEELRTILHGSDIVFTTCGLGGGTGTGSCGYVARLAKEMGALTIAVVTLPFRGEGKLRMESAEWGLERLRDAADTVITIPNDKLLDLVPRMSLNNAFKFADEVLMRSIKGLTEIITKPGLVNLDFNDVKTIMKGGGVAMIGLGESQAMGENRAIEAIEEAINSPLLEVDVSSAHGVLINVTGGNDMTIAEAERVAEVVQAKVSPTARIIWGATVDPTLEHTLRVMLVATGVRSKQIVGRRDPAEERARVGVDVIH